One Silene latifolia isolate original U9 population unplaced genomic scaffold, ASM4854445v1 scaffold_238, whole genome shotgun sequence genomic window carries:
- the LOC141638946 gene encoding uncharacterized protein LOC141638946, protein MNNNIIHDQLIHLELLHHVSNKVVHVSFVYGSNDGAIREKLWDKLRQLATMVYDWVVLGDFNIVRAMEERIGPHPPSFSEIMAFNQCLLDCNLYDLQGYGCEHTWTNKQDVGTRVWSKLDRVLTNASWLVAFPHTQVTVLPPGISDHSPLLVQIKESYQIRRRFSYLNCWEEHQDYDTLVTEAWQIPTKGNAMFILFAKLKNVRQKLIGLHKSNFSDLATKVKQARESLEVSRNSPIATIGYPITHSEKNLLETYWH, encoded by the coding sequence atgaataataatattattcatgaTCAACTGATACATCTGGAGCTGTTGCATCATGTTTCTAATAAAGTGGTCCATGTGTCCTTTGTTTATGGGAGTAATGATGGTGCCATTAGAGAGAAACTTTGGGATAAGTTGAGGCAGCTGGCTACTATGGTTTATGACTGGGTTGTCTTAGGGGATTTTAACATTGTGAGAGCCATGGAGGAAAGAATTGGTCCACACCCTCCTTCCTTTTCTGAAATTATGGCTTTCAATCAATGTTTATTGGATTGCAACTTGTATGATCTTCAGGGCTATGGTTGTGAACACACTTGGACCAATAAACAGGATGTGGGGACTAGAGTTTGGTCTAAACTTGACAGGGTTCTCACCAATGCTTCGTGGTTGGTGGCTTTCCCTCATACTCAGGTGACTGTGTTGCCTCCTGGAATCTCAGACCACTCTCCTTTATTGGTCCAAATCAAAGAGAGTTACCAAataagaaggagatttagttatCTCAATTGCTGGGAGGAGCATCAGGATTATGATACTCTTGTTACTGAGGCTTGGCAGATCCCTACCAAAGGGAATGCCATGTTTATTCTGTTTGCTAAACTTAAAAATGTTAGGCAAAAGCTTATTGGTTTGCATAAAAGTAATTTTTCTGATCTAGCTACCAAAGTTAAACAGGCTAGGGAGTCTTTGGAGGTCTCCAGAAACAGTCCAATCGCAACCATTGGATATCCAATTACTCATTCAGAAAAGAATTTATTGGAAACATATTGGCATTGA